TAGTCAGGCGTATGGGTGTTTCGATCAGTAATTTTATAAGCAGGTCACCCTTAGATTTTCCTCGAACATTGGGAAAACCTCCTCCTTTAACTCTTAATATTTTCCCACTTTGAGTTCCATCAGGGATTGAAATACGAACATTTTCCCCTGTTGGAGTAGGGATCTCTTTTTTACATCCTAATGAGGCTTCTACAAAACTGATAGGAAATTCAACGATTACATTATCTCCATCTCTTTGGAAAACATTGTGGGGTTTGACCGTAATGAAGATGTAGAGGTCTCCAGCAGGGCCACCTCTTTCACCTACATCACCGTATTCAGACATGCGAAGACGCATCCCGGTATCAACACCAGCTGGTATTTTGATAGGAACTGTTTGCTTCTTCTTTACTCTGCCTGTTCCATGGCATGTTTTGCATGGATCGGTAATTGTTTTCCCCTGTCCATAACATTGATGACACACGCTTGACATGCTAAAAAAGCCGCGAGTCTGGTGAATTTGACCACATCCTCGGCAAGCAGGGCATTTTTTAACCCCATTAGCTGAAGCAGCTCCTAATCCATTACATGTGTTGCAGCATACATAATTGGTAACGCTAGCTTCCTTTTCTACCCCTTTTACAGCTTCTTCAAAAGAGAGTGTGACATTTATTTTTTTACTTGCTCCTTGTTGACCCCCTGCTTCTTCAGACCCCCCCCCTCCAAAAAAGGAATCAAAAACAGAATCATTACCACCACCACCACCAAAGGCGTGCATGAACGTACGCAGCGCTTCTTCCATAGAAGAAAAACTACCAGCACCACCTGAAGAAGATCCAAATCCTGCTGCTCTTGGATCATGGGTGCCATATTGATCGTAATGGCGTCTTTTTTCTTCGTCTCCTAGGATTTCGTAAGCTTGAGAGATTTTTTTGAACTTTTCTGTAGCTTCGGGATTTCCTTGGTTTTTATCAGGATGGTACTGAAGAGCATTTTTGCGATAAGCCGCTTTAATTTCTTCCTGGGTGGCATCGCGAGATATACCCAGCTCTTTATAATAATCGGAACTACTCATAATAAATGGGGTATTTTATGTTTGTAAAAGGCTAGTGTAGCATAAAGGATTGGTTTTCTGCCAATAATTTAGCAAAAGAGTCTTTAAAGTGCTAAAATCCTAAAAACCTTTTGGGTTTTTTATATTTTTGTGCAGCTTTTGATTTTGCTCGGCTTTTTACAGAGGGTTTATCATAACAAAGACGTGTTTTAGCGGACTTCATAATGCCTTCTTTATCGACTTTCTTTTTTAAAGCCCTCAAAGCTTTATCAAGAGGTTCTCCGGTGCGGACTTTAACGCTGGGCATGAACAATTTTTCCTTAAGTTACAAATTAATAATAAGCCAAATCATCTTAAGTTCTTAAAAATTAAGCCAAAGATAAAGATCTGTCGGCTCTCTTTTAAGATTTGATATCTAATCATCTTAAGGGAAAATCTGCTTATTTTTCAAATCTAAAAAATCTTAAA
This is a stretch of genomic DNA from Candidatus Rhabdochlamydia oedothoracis. It encodes these proteins:
- the dnaJ gene encoding molecular chaperone DnaJ, with the protein product MSSSDYYKELGISRDATQEEIKAAYRKNALQYHPDKNQGNPEATEKFKKISQAYEILGDEEKRRHYDQYGTHDPRAAGFGSSSGGAGSFSSMEEALRTFMHAFGGGGGNDSVFDSFFGGGGSEEAGGQQGASKKINVTLSFEEAVKGVEKEASVTNYVCCNTCNGLGAASANGVKKCPACRGCGQIHQTRGFFSMSSVCHQCYGQGKTITDPCKTCHGTGRVKKKQTVPIKIPAGVDTGMRLRMSEYGDVGERGGPAGDLYIFITVKPHNVFQRDGDNVIVEFPISFVEASLGCKKEIPTPTGENVRISIPDGTQSGKILRVKGGGFPNVRGKSKGDLLIKLLIETPIRLTSNQKDLLKKFQELETERNNPLQGNFSEKVKVFFSE
- the rpsU gene encoding 30S ribosomal protein S21; the encoded protein is MPSVKVRTGEPLDKALRALKKKVDKEGIMKSAKTRLCYDKPSVKSRAKSKAAQKYKKPKRFLGF